Proteins encoded by one window of Dyella humicola:
- a CDS encoding VOC family protein gives MSNETNSRTLTFALEVVPVPVTDIDRAISFYTTKVGFDLDVDYHPTADFRVVQLTPRGSKCSIHLLATKSSERLHNLYLVTSDLSEARAELINRGVAMGDARHKDVLEAWSGGWSPGLDPERRDYASFADFADPDGNTWTLQERGHGKP, from the coding sequence ATGTCTAACGAGACGAATTCGAGAACACTAACGTTTGCATTGGAGGTAGTTCCAGTGCCGGTCACGGATATCGATCGCGCAATCTCTTTTTACACCACAAAGGTGGGTTTCGACCTTGATGTCGACTATCACCCCACAGCTGACTTTCGCGTGGTACAGCTGACTCCGCGAGGATCAAAATGTTCGATACATCTGCTGGCAACGAAGTCTTCGGAACGGCTGCACAATCTCTACCTTGTCACTTCGGATCTCTCTGAGGCGCGAGCCGAGCTGATCAATCGCGGTGTCGCAATGGGTGATGCTCGCCACAAAGATGTACTAGAGGCGTGGTCCGGTGGCTGGAGCCCGGGCCTGGATCCCGAACGTCGTGACTACGCTAGTTTTGCGGATTTTGCTGACCCTGATGGTAATACGTGGACGCTGCAGGAGCGTGGCCATGGCAAACCCTAA
- a CDS encoding DUF427 domain-containing protein: protein MGLSWQQGPLGGAPNGQFLTAQPLPERLLFAERLRRRLRVKLAGEWIADSENVQLLHEPGRYPVAYFPIGDIRQGVLIEEARITKHRDLGDSQWYAVNVGDRRVDHAAWQHVALPEFANVLRSHVAFGWRAMDAFFEEDERIVGHAADAYHRIDIRQTSRHLVVKDGERVIADTKQPLVLYESGFAPRWYVRREDIDDSALSPTEGQTFCPYKGLASYYDIGHQRKAAWYYPQAWPEVARISGFVSFEPDQVDVHIDGKKLALEPGQTVVAHGIDRGLDPDELLNRG from the coding sequence ATGGGACTTTCTTGGCAACAGGGACCGCTTGGCGGCGCACCAAACGGTCAGTTCCTCACTGCCCAACCTCTACCGGAGCGTTTGCTGTTCGCGGAGCGGCTTCGTCGCAGGCTTCGAGTCAAGCTTGCCGGCGAATGGATCGCCGACAGCGAGAATGTGCAACTGTTGCATGAACCTGGTCGATACCCGGTTGCTTACTTCCCGATTGGGGATATCCGTCAGGGAGTCCTGATTGAGGAGGCTCGAATCACGAAACACCGTGACTTAGGCGACAGCCAATGGTACGCCGTGAACGTCGGCGACCGGCGGGTGGACCACGCGGCCTGGCAGCACGTTGCGTTGCCTGAATTCGCGAATGTGCTGCGCAGTCATGTCGCGTTTGGATGGCGGGCGATGGACGCGTTCTTCGAGGAGGACGAGCGCATAGTTGGTCATGCCGCCGACGCCTATCACCGCATCGACATTCGCCAGACGTCCCGTCACTTGGTGGTCAAGGACGGTGAGCGGGTCATCGCAGACACCAAGCAGCCGTTGGTTCTGTACGAATCTGGCTTTGCTCCGAGGTGGTATGTGCGTCGGGAGGACATTGATGACAGTGCTTTGAGTCCAACCGAGGGGCAAACTTTCTGCCCCTATAAAGGCTTGGCCAGCTACTACGACATTGGTCATCAACGGAAAGCTGCCTGGTACTACCCTCAAGCTTGGCCAGAAGTCGCGCGCATTTCGGGCTTCGTCTCCTTTGAACCGGACCAGGTAGACGTACATATAGATGGTAAGAAGCTCGCCCTTGAGCCGGGTCAGACGGTGGTCGCGCACGGGATCGACCGCGGGCTCGATCCGGACGAACTACTAAACCGCGGCTAG
- a CDS encoding DMT family transporter, with amino-acid sequence MKTSDIAALLLLGALWGASFLFMRMGADEFGGVVLAGLRAIGAVICSIPLLTRSRLAEMRTHWRDITVIGLTNSALPFVLFSYAAQSLPAGVSAITDAIAPLLVALSGWLWLGDKLDATRASGLVIGLTGVVWLVAGTVGLGDSHHAPGWAMAACVAANVCYTVGAHYSQRCLRGITPLSVATGNQLAAAVMLLPFTVWLWPAKTPGVSAWLAAFGLAAACTSLAFVLFFGLMARIGAARSMAVLYLIPVFGVSWGVLFLHEPVTTTMAGGCVVILLGVALTTGLVRPRIRSTDLSGAVNEDT; translated from the coding sequence ATGAAGACTTCCGATATTGCCGCTTTGCTCTTACTCGGTGCTCTCTGGGGCGCATCGTTCTTATTTATGCGCATGGGTGCGGACGAGTTCGGTGGCGTCGTACTGGCAGGCCTACGCGCTATTGGTGCGGTGATCTGCTCAATCCCGTTGCTGACGCGCTCGCGGTTGGCGGAGATGCGGACGCATTGGCGAGACATCACCGTCATTGGCTTGACGAACTCAGCGCTCCCATTTGTCCTGTTCTCGTACGCCGCCCAGAGCCTGCCCGCAGGCGTCTCTGCTATTACCGACGCCATTGCGCCCTTGCTAGTTGCACTGTCGGGCTGGCTATGGCTGGGGGATAAGCTGGACGCCACACGGGCTAGCGGGTTGGTCATTGGCCTAACCGGGGTGGTCTGGCTGGTTGCCGGAACGGTCGGCTTGGGCGACAGCCATCATGCCCCCGGTTGGGCCATGGCCGCGTGCGTGGCGGCCAACGTCTGCTATACCGTCGGCGCGCACTATTCACAGCGTTGCTTGCGCGGCATAACGCCGCTTAGCGTCGCTACTGGGAACCAGCTGGCCGCCGCCGTGATGTTGTTACCTTTCACCGTGTGGCTTTGGCCGGCAAAGACACCAGGCGTTTCGGCGTGGTTGGCGGCGTTCGGCTTGGCAGCCGCCTGCACCTCGCTTGCCTTCGTGTTGTTTTTTGGCCTGATGGCCCGTATCGGCGCTGCCCGTAGCATGGCAGTGCTCTACCTCATTCCCGTGTTCGGTGTGTCATGGGGCGTACTATTTCTGCATGAACCAGTGACGACGACCATGGCGGGTGGGTGTGTCGTGATTCTTCTTGGCGTTGCACTCACGACAGGTCTAGTGCGCCCGCGAATCCGCAGTACTGACCTCAGCGGCGCCGTAAACGAAGACACCTGA
- a CDS encoding CGNR zinc finger domain-containing protein, which produces MNASKYPPAVFVADAIALDFLNTVTLKTDTPYDWLADGAALLSWLEQAALVPLDVVKAFGADASDEDLCAVALQARTLREWFRAFVEKHGLGPPSTATLAELAPINCILERDAAFRQVVISDPVGSSNGCGDLEWASMRRWNGAEALLIPIAESIARFVVVEDLYRVKTCEGHQCSMIFLDRANTHSRRWCNMARCGNRAKQAKFRERIRVPTGEG; this is translated from the coding sequence ATGAACGCGTCGAAATACCCGCCCGCAGTGTTCGTTGCGGATGCCATTGCCCTGGACTTTCTCAATACGGTGACGCTCAAAACGGATACGCCGTACGATTGGCTGGCCGATGGCGCTGCTTTGCTTTCATGGCTAGAGCAAGCTGCGTTGGTACCTTTGGACGTCGTGAAAGCGTTTGGCGCCGATGCTTCGGATGAAGACCTCTGTGCCGTCGCGCTCCAGGCTCGAACGCTGCGAGAGTGGTTTCGCGCATTCGTCGAGAAGCATGGGTTGGGGCCGCCTTCAACCGCCACGCTTGCCGAACTAGCTCCAATTAATTGCATTCTTGAGCGCGATGCAGCGTTCCGGCAGGTCGTCATTTCAGATCCCGTGGGTTCGAGCAACGGGTGTGGTGACCTAGAGTGGGCTTCGATGCGTCGTTGGAATGGTGCTGAGGCACTCTTGATCCCAATCGCCGAATCGATTGCAAGGTTTGTCGTAGTCGAAGATCTGTATCGTGTCAAAACTTGTGAAGGACATCAGTGTTCAATGATCTTCCTGGATCGCGCGAATACGCACAGTCGACGTTGGTGCAACATGGCAAGGTGTGGAAATCGCGCTAAGCAAGCGAAATTCCGCGAGAGGATCAGGGTGCCAACTGGCGAAGGTTGA
- a CDS encoding haloalkane dehalogenase codes for MISSAFPFEKKRKNVLGSEMAYVEVGEGDPIVFLHGNPTSSYLWRNVVPHLQKLGRCIVPDLIGMGDSAKLPNSGPGSYRFVEHRRYLDALLEALDVRENVTLVIHDWGSALGFDWANRHRKAVKGIAYMEAIIIPQGWDHWDKFDMRPALQGLRGEAGEKMVLEENFFIEKILPGAILRQLSEEEMAHYRKPFAEPGEGRRPTLTWPREIPIEGNPVDTFEIVKDYGKWLKTSDVPKLFISAEPGGILSGAAELEFARSLPAQTEVTVKGVHYVQEDSPDEIGQAIAKWLPTIG; via the coding sequence ATGATCTCTTCAGCATTTCCGTTCGAAAAGAAGCGGAAGAACGTACTCGGCAGCGAGATGGCATATGTAGAGGTGGGCGAAGGTGATCCCATCGTGTTTCTGCATGGCAATCCGACCTCGTCCTACCTATGGCGCAACGTAGTGCCCCACCTTCAGAAGCTAGGTCGCTGCATCGTGCCCGATTTGATTGGCATGGGTGACTCGGCAAAGTTGCCGAATAGCGGCCCGGGGTCGTACCGCTTCGTGGAGCATCGTCGTTACCTGGATGCACTGTTGGAAGCGCTCGATGTCCGTGAGAACGTGACGCTAGTTATCCATGATTGGGGTTCGGCGCTCGGGTTTGATTGGGCAAATCGCCATCGCAAGGCTGTGAAGGGCATTGCATACATGGAGGCGATCATCATTCCGCAAGGTTGGGATCACTGGGACAAGTTCGATATGCGCCCCGCCTTGCAAGGCCTTCGCGGTGAAGCAGGCGAAAAGATGGTTCTCGAGGAAAACTTCTTCATCGAGAAGATCCTGCCTGGGGCGATCTTGCGTCAACTTTCCGAGGAAGAAATGGCTCATTACCGTAAGCCTTTTGCTGAGCCGGGAGAGGGGCGTCGTCCGACGCTAACCTGGCCTCGCGAGATTCCGATTGAGGGGAATCCCGTCGATACGTTTGAGATCGTGAAGGATTATGGAAAGTGGTTGAAGACAAGCGACGTCCCGAAGCTTTTCATAAGCGCCGAGCCCGGCGGGATTTTGTCGGGGGCGGCAGAACTGGAATTCGCTCGTAGTTTGCCGGCTCAGACCGAGGTCACGGTGAAAGGTGTGCACTACGTGCAGGAAGACTCACCGGACGAGATTGGGCAGGCTATTGCTAAGTGGTTGCCGACGATCGGTTGA